Proteins encoded together in one Salmo trutta chromosome 3, fSalTru1.1, whole genome shotgun sequence window:
- the LOC115182502 gene encoding cornifelin homolog A-like isoform X1 → MEKKEACKSGYGVCDRAVMSQPSTPAKWNSRILDCCIDRRVCLCGTFCSMCLACQMAERYGECFCLPLLPITMMMMRTSMRERYNIPGSLIDDWAVHMFCGPCALCQMAREMKHQLG, encoded by the exons ATGGAGAAAAAAGAAG CCTGCAAATCTGGATATGGAGTGTGTGATAGAGCAGTAATGAGTCAACCCAGTACTCCGGCAAAGTGGAACTCAAGGATTCTAGACTGTTGCATTGACAGGAGAGTCT GTTTGTGTGGTACCTTCTGTTCAATGTGCCTAGCCTGTCAGATGGCTGAGAGGTATGGTGAATGCTTCTGTCTCCCCCTGCTGCCAATAACTATGATGATGATGCGCACATcaatgagagagagatacaacATCCCG GGCAGCTTAATTGATGACTGGGCAGTGCACATGTTCTGTGGACCCTGTGCTCTATGTCAGATGGCAAGAGAGATGAAACACCAGCTGGGTTGA
- the LOC115182502 gene encoding cornifelin homolog A-like isoform X2 — MSQPSTPAKWNSRILDCCIDRRVCLCGTFCSMCLACQMAERYGECFCLPLLPITMMMMRTSMRERYNIPGSLIDDWAVHMFCGPCALCQMAREMKHQLG, encoded by the exons ATGAGTCAACCCAGTACTCCGGCAAAGTGGAACTCAAGGATTCTAGACTGTTGCATTGACAGGAGAGTCT GTTTGTGTGGTACCTTCTGTTCAATGTGCCTAGCCTGTCAGATGGCTGAGAGGTATGGTGAATGCTTCTGTCTCCCCCTGCTGCCAATAACTATGATGATGATGCGCACATcaatgagagagagatacaacATCCCG GGCAGCTTAATTGATGACTGGGCAGTGCACATGTTCTGTGGACCCTGTGCTCTATGTCAGATGGCAAGAGAGATGAAACACCAGCTGGGTTGA
- the LOC115182546 gene encoding transmembrane protein 147 has protein sequence MTLFHFGNCFALAYFPYFITYKCSGLSEYNAFWRCVQAGATYLFVQLCKMLFLATFFPTWEGGAGVYDFVGEFMKATVDLADLLGLHLVMSRNAGKGEYKIMVAAMGWATAELVMSRCIPLWVGARGIEFDWKYIQMSFDSNISLVHYIAMAAVVWMFTRYDLPKSFRLPVTVLLGLCVYKAFLMELFVHVFLLGSWTALLVKAVLTGSISLCSLFLFVTLVHSN, from the exons ATGACGCTATTTCATTTCGGGAATTGCTTTGCCTTGGCTTATTTTCCCTACTTTATAACCTACAAATGCAGTGGATT ATCAGAATACAATGCATTCTGGAGATGTGTTCAAGCAGGAGCTACCTACCTATTTGTGCAGCTATGCAAG ATGCTATTTCTGGCCACATTTTTCCCTACATGGGAGGGAGGAGCTGGCGTGTATGACTTTGTTGGTGAGTTTATGAAGGCTACGGTGGACCTAGCTGACCTTCTGGGCCTGCATCTGGTCATGTCCAGGAACGCAGGGAAGGGAGAGTACAAGATCATGGTGGCAGCGATGGGATGGGCCACAGCAGAGCTCGTTATGTCAAG GTGTATACCTCTGTGGGTGGGTGccagaggcattgagtttgactGGAAGTACATACAGATGAGCTTCGACTCCAACATCAGCCTG GTGCACTATATCGCCATGGCAGCAGTGGTGTGGATGTTCACGCGGTACGACCTCCCGAAGAGCTTCCGTCTTCCTGTGACTGTACTGCTAGGGCTGTGTGTATACAAGGCCTTCCTCATGGA GTTGTTTGTCCATGTGTTCCTGCTGGGGAGCTGGACAGCCCTCCTGGTGAAGGCGGTGCTCACTGGATCcatctccctctgttctctcttcctcttcgtcACACTGGTGCACAGCAACTGA